In one window of Streptomyces roseofulvus DNA:
- a CDS encoding DUF4097 family beta strand repeat-containing protein, with translation MQTFATTAPITTVVDIPAGHLRFIAADRADTTVDIRPANAAKSRDVKAAEDTTAAFADGVLRITAPAAKNQLFGQTGFVDVTVQLPAGSSVQATAATADLRGAGRLGDVTFEAAQGPATLEEAGTVRVSLQDGDITVGRLNGSADLTTTRGDLTVDQAGTGVVTLTTQAGSIAVGAAPGVSATLDAHTTLGRIQNSLQNSQGADASLTIRATTALGDITAHSK, from the coding sequence ATGCAGACCTTCGCCACCACCGCCCCGATCACCACCGTCGTCGACATCCCCGCCGGCCACCTCCGCTTCATCGCCGCCGACCGCGCCGACACCACCGTGGACATCCGCCCCGCGAACGCCGCCAAGAGCCGTGACGTGAAGGCCGCCGAGGACACGACCGCCGCCTTCGCGGACGGCGTCCTGCGGATCACCGCACCCGCAGCCAAGAACCAGCTCTTCGGACAGACCGGTTTCGTCGACGTCACCGTCCAGCTCCCGGCGGGCTCCAGCGTTCAGGCCACGGCCGCGACGGCCGATCTGCGCGGGGCCGGACGCCTCGGGGACGTCACCTTCGAGGCCGCCCAGGGTCCGGCCACCCTGGAGGAGGCCGGAACCGTCCGCGTGTCCCTCCAGGACGGCGACATCACCGTCGGCCGCCTCAACGGCTCCGCCGACCTGACGACCACCCGCGGCGACCTGACCGTCGATCAGGCCGGCACCGGCGTCGTCACCCTCACCACCCAGGCCGGCTCCATCGCCGTCGGCGCGGCCCCCGGCGTCTCCGCCACCCTCGACGCCCACACCACCCTCGGCCGCATCCAGAACTCCCTCCAGAACAGCCAGGGCGCGGACGCCTCCCTCACCATCCGCGCCACGACCGCCCTCGGCGACATCACCGCCCACAGCAAGTGA
- a CDS encoding MFS transporter → MAVSLTGTRISVVALPWFVLVTTGSATRTGLVAFCEMAPYVVVKAFTGPLVDRIGPRAVSWTTDLASATAAAAVPLLHVLDLLTFPLLLVLVAVIGAARGPGDLAKEVMVPEAAEHGRVPLERATGLSGVVERLASTVGLAAGGALVTLLGPLTGLAVNAGCFALGSVLVGLALPRGTGRAAEDPAAAPAERSGYWRRFGEGLAFLRGDPLLLTVIVMLGVTNFLDAAFASVLVPVWARESGHGPTAIGLAGSVMGAAAVGGSLIAAAVAHRLRRRLVVLAGFLLVGAPRFLILAADAPLGAVLAVFAVGGFGAGFVNPVLGAVLVERVPRRMLGRVNALGDSLSWAGIPLGGLVAGAAVAAAGLVPILLACGTAYFLATNLAGLRPEWREMDRTRGRDAVKRRAPA, encoded by the coding sequence ATGGCAGTCTCGCTGACCGGCACGCGGATCTCCGTCGTGGCACTGCCCTGGTTCGTCCTCGTCACGACCGGCAGCGCCACCCGGACCGGACTGGTCGCCTTCTGCGAGATGGCGCCCTATGTGGTGGTCAAGGCGTTCACCGGGCCGCTGGTGGACCGGATCGGCCCACGAGCCGTCTCCTGGACCACCGACCTGGCAAGCGCGACCGCCGCCGCGGCGGTCCCGCTCCTGCACGTCCTCGACCTCCTCACCTTTCCCCTCCTCCTGGTCCTGGTCGCCGTCATCGGCGCGGCCCGAGGACCGGGGGACCTGGCCAAGGAGGTGATGGTCCCGGAGGCGGCCGAGCACGGGCGGGTGCCGCTGGAGCGGGCCACCGGTCTCTCCGGCGTGGTCGAGCGGCTCGCCTCCACCGTCGGCCTGGCCGCCGGTGGAGCCCTGGTGACGCTGCTCGGCCCCCTCACCGGGCTCGCCGTCAACGCCGGCTGCTTCGCCCTCGGTTCGGTGCTCGTCGGACTCGCGCTGCCCCGAGGCACGGGTCGGGCCGCGGAGGACCCGGCGGCGGCACCGGCCGAGAGGTCCGGCTACTGGCGTCGGTTCGGCGAGGGCCTCGCCTTCCTGCGGGGCGATCCGCTGTTGCTCACCGTCATCGTCATGCTCGGCGTCACCAACTTCCTCGACGCCGCGTTCGCCTCGGTGCTCGTGCCCGTCTGGGCCAGGGAGTCCGGCCACGGGCCGACCGCCATCGGCCTGGCGGGCAGCGTCATGGGGGCCGCGGCGGTCGGCGGGAGCCTCATCGCCGCCGCGGTCGCGCACCGGCTGCGACGGCGGCTGGTCGTCCTCGCCGGATTCCTGCTGGTGGGAGCGCCCCGCTTCCTGATCCTCGCCGCCGACGCCCCGCTCGGTGCGGTACTGGCCGTCTTCGCGGTCGGCGGATTCGGCGCCGGCTTCGTCAACCCCGTGCTCGGCGCCGTCCTCGTCGAGCGGGTGCCGCGCCGGATGCTGGGTCGGGTCAACGCCCTCGGCGACTCGCTGTCCTGGGCCGGCATCCCCCTCGGCGGGCTGGTCGCGGGGGCGGCGGTGGCCGCCGCGGGACTCGTTCCGATCTTGCTCGCGTGCGGCACCGCGTACTTCCTCGCCACCAATCTGGCGGGACTCCGGCCGGAATGGCGCGAGATGGACCGCACGCGAGGGCGGGACGCCGTGAAGCGGCGTGCGCCCGCATGA
- a CDS encoding GlxA family transcriptional regulator translates to MRPPHRVVVLALDGVYPFELGIPSRVFGALQDRYEVLTCSVDGGPVATNADFSVTVGHGPEALAAADTVLLPPFDISRLSRELPPQVGEALAAVRPGTRIVSICTGAFVLAAAGLLDGRPATTHWAVADVFRSWYPEVALDPDVLFVDDGDVLTSAGAASGVDVCLHLVRRDHGAAVANHVARACVVPPWRDGGQAQYIEHPVPPVAAHDTSATRQWALENLHEPLTLTELAGHARMSLRTFARRFNEEVGTSPGRWLIQQRVYRARHLLETTDLPVDDIAGQVGFATGTSLREHLHAAIGVSPLAYRRTFRGTAATRAEVGR, encoded by the coding sequence ATGCGTCCTCCTCATCGTGTCGTCGTGCTCGCCCTGGACGGGGTGTACCCCTTCGAACTCGGCATCCCGAGCCGGGTCTTCGGCGCCCTCCAGGACCGGTACGAAGTCCTGACCTGCTCCGTCGACGGCGGCCCCGTCGCGACGAACGCGGACTTCTCGGTCACCGTGGGTCACGGGCCCGAGGCGCTCGCGGCGGCGGACACGGTGCTGCTGCCGCCCTTCGACATCTCCCGGCTCTCGCGCGAGCTGCCGCCGCAGGTGGGTGAGGCGCTCGCGGCGGTACGGCCCGGGACGCGGATCGTGTCGATATGCACGGGCGCGTTCGTCCTGGCGGCCGCCGGACTCCTCGACGGCCGGCCCGCCACCACCCACTGGGCCGTCGCCGACGTCTTCCGCTCCTGGTACCCGGAGGTGGCCCTGGACCCGGACGTGCTCTTCGTGGACGACGGGGACGTGCTCACCTCGGCGGGCGCCGCCTCCGGCGTCGACGTCTGCCTCCACCTCGTACGCCGGGACCACGGCGCCGCCGTCGCCAACCACGTGGCCCGGGCCTGCGTCGTACCGCCGTGGCGGGACGGCGGCCAGGCCCAGTACATCGAGCACCCGGTGCCCCCGGTCGCCGCGCACGACACCTCGGCCACCCGCCAGTGGGCGCTGGAGAACCTGCACGAACCCCTGACGCTGACGGAACTCGCCGGACACGCCCGGATGAGCCTGCGCACCTTCGCCCGCCGGTTCAACGAGGAGGTCGGGACCAGCCCCGGCCGCTGGCTGATCCAGCAACGCGTCTACCGCGCCCGGCACCTCCTGGAGACGACGGACCTCCCCGTGGACGACATCGCCGGCCAGGTCGGCTTCGCCACCGGCACCTCCCTCCGCGAGCACCTGCACGCCGCGATCGGCGTCTCACCCCTCGCGTACCGACGCACCTTCCGAGGCACGGCCGCGACGCGCGCGGAGGTCGGGAGATAG
- a CDS encoding protein kinase domain-containing protein, which yields MQEGWTGSVRPGEQIGPYTVLAEPAGGGMGRVCLARSRGGRTVAVKTLLTSDDGIVAPEDRRRFAREAALAQRVQGPFTAGIVAADAEARVPWIATEYIPAPSLRDLVVSQGPLPAEAPPWIAAGTAEALVGIHAAGLVHRDVKPSDIPGNEIQISGDFTRNEADALVEELGG from the coding sequence ATGCAGGAGGGGTGGACGGGGAGCGTGCGGCCGGGGGAGCAGATCGGGCCGTACACGGTGCTCGCCGAGCCGGCCGGCGGGGGCATGGGCCGGGTCTGCCTGGCCCGCTCGCGCGGCGGCCGGACGGTCGCGGTGAAGACGCTGCTCACCTCCGACGACGGGATCGTCGCCCCCGAGGACCGGCGCCGCTTCGCCCGCGAGGCGGCGCTCGCCCAGCGGGTCCAGGGGCCCTTCACCGCCGGCATCGTGGCGGCCGATGCCGAGGCCCGGGTGCCCTGGATCGCGACCGAGTACATCCCCGCCCCCTCCCTCAGGGACCTCGTCGTCTCCCAGGGCCCCCTCCCCGCGGAGGCGCCGCCGTGGATCGCCGCCGGCACGGCCGAGGCGCTCGTCGGCATCCACGCCGCCGGGCTCGTCCACCGGGACGTGAAACCGTCCGACATCCCCGGAAACGAGATCCAGATCTCCGGCGACTTCACCCGGAACGAGGCGGACGCGCTGGTCGAGGAGCTGGGCGGGTAG
- a CDS encoding S8 family peptidase, with amino-acid sequence MSALALTAPTATAFGSVAAGPEPVPAPLVTAANAVPGKYIVTLDRTVDAAKAAERLNLKPTFVYEKAINGFAVPLTATQLDIVRKTPGVTSVEEDAVTAAPPRPTAPAGARSPAASWGLDRINQENLPLDDDFTAEGSGAGVTAYILDTGIDYAHAEFGGRATFGFDAMGDGGAGQDCNGHGTHVAGTVAGSTYGVARKANLVSVRVLGCDGRGSYSGMIAGFDWVARNARQPAVLNGSLGGDRSTALNNAATALRTAGVLPVIAAGNSAKDACTVSPASADGTVTVAASNAWDEETSFSNWGRCVEIYAPGQDIVSAKLGGGSVALNGTSMAAPHVAGVAALYKSAHPTASPAEVAAWLDEQSSKDLLTNISPGSPNKLLYTGGL; translated from the coding sequence ATGTCCGCCCTGGCCCTCACCGCACCGACCGCGACGGCGTTCGGCTCCGTCGCGGCCGGGCCGGAGCCCGTGCCCGCGCCGCTCGTCACCGCCGCCAACGCGGTGCCCGGCAAGTACATCGTCACCCTCGACCGCACGGTCGACGCGGCCAAGGCCGCCGAGCGGCTGAACCTCAAGCCGACGTTCGTCTACGAGAAGGCCATCAACGGATTCGCCGTGCCGCTGACGGCCACGCAGCTGGACATCGTCCGCAAGACGCCCGGGGTGACGTCCGTCGAGGAGGACGCGGTGACGGCCGCGCCGCCGCGCCCGACCGCCCCGGCCGGCGCCCGCAGCCCGGCCGCCTCGTGGGGCCTGGACCGGATCAACCAGGAGAACCTGCCGCTCGACGACGACTTCACCGCCGAGGGCAGCGGCGCCGGCGTCACGGCGTACATCCTCGACACCGGCATCGACTACGCCCACGCCGAGTTCGGCGGCCGCGCCACCTTCGGCTTCGACGCGATGGGCGACGGCGGTGCCGGGCAGGACTGCAACGGGCACGGCACCCACGTGGCCGGCACGGTCGCCGGAAGCACGTACGGCGTCGCCCGGAAGGCCAACCTGGTGAGCGTCCGGGTCCTGGGCTGCGACGGCCGGGGCTCGTACTCGGGGATGATCGCCGGTTTCGACTGGGTCGCCCGGAACGCCCGCCAGCCCGCCGTCCTCAACGGCTCCCTCGGCGGCGACAGGTCCACGGCCCTGAACAACGCCGCCACGGCCCTCCGCACGGCCGGCGTGCTCCCCGTCATCGCGGCCGGCAACAGCGCGAAGGACGCCTGCACCGTCTCGCCCGCCTCGGCGGACGGCACGGTCACCGTCGCGGCCTCCAACGCCTGGGACGAGGAGACGTCCTTCTCCAACTGGGGCCGGTGCGTGGAGATCTACGCCCCCGGCCAGGACATCGTGTCGGCGAAGCTGGGCGGCGGCTCCGTCGCCCTGAACGGTACGTCGATGGCCGCGCCGCACGTCGCCGGTGTCGCCGCGCTCTACAAGTCCGCGCACCCGACGGCCTCCCCGGCCGAGGTCGCCGCGTGGCTCGACGAGCAGTCGTCCAAGGACCTCCTGACGAACATCAGCCCGGGCTCCCCCAACAAGCTGCTCTACACCGGCGGCCTGTAG
- a CDS encoding helix-turn-helix domain-containing protein, with protein MGDEESTSIGSTVADPNVVDPDAADPDAVVLDAKGLRALAHPVRVQLVGLLRKHGPSTATRLAERLGVNSGTASYHLRQLGAAGFVEEDTERGNARERWWRSVHRTIWFSDPEAAEQEPEAALAYQQSVAALYTLRTQQALNGLQTMPRAWRHAFDLSDWALRLTPEETGALYRELAEVIGRYRRDAPETAASAPEGAERVAVMTHILPELDVPPTS; from the coding sequence ATGGGAGATGAAGAGAGCACATCGATCGGCTCGACCGTCGCCGACCCGAACGTCGTCGACCCGGACGCGGCCGACCCGGACGCGGTCGTCCTGGACGCCAAGGGGCTGCGCGCCCTGGCGCACCCGGTACGCGTGCAGCTCGTCGGGCTGCTGCGGAAGCACGGCCCTTCGACGGCCACCCGACTCGCGGAGCGCTTGGGCGTGAACTCCGGTACGGCCAGCTACCATCTGCGGCAGCTCGGCGCGGCCGGCTTCGTCGAGGAGGACACCGAGCGTGGCAACGCGCGGGAGCGGTGGTGGCGTTCGGTGCACCGAACGATCTGGTTCAGCGATCCGGAGGCGGCCGAGCAGGAGCCCGAAGCGGCGCTGGCCTACCAGCAGTCCGTCGCCGCCCTCTACACCCTGCGGACGCAGCAGGCGCTGAACGGACTCCAGACCATGCCCCGCGCCTGGCGTCACGCCTTCGATCTGAGCGACTGGGCGCTGCGTCTCACGCCCGAGGAAACCGGCGCGCTGTACCGGGAGTTGGCGGAGGTCATCGGCCGCTACCGGCGCGACGCACCGGAAACGGCGGCGAGCGCCCCCGAGGGAGCCGAACGGGTCGCTGTGATGACCCACATCCTGCCTGAACTCGACGTGCCCCCGACGTCGTGA
- a CDS encoding NADP-dependent oxidoreductase: MRAISQDTHGTPDVLKEVTLPRPAPGPSEILVAVRAAGVNPTDWKHRAGGVFLDRMPLVLGWDVSGVVEAVGFGVTLFKPGDEVFGMLPYPHGVGSHAEYVTGPARSFARKPADVDHVQAGALPLAALTAYQAIVDTAGVGPGRRVLIHAAAGGVGHLAVQIAKARGAHVIGTASAAKHDFVRSLGADEVVDYRTTDFRDVVRDVDMVLDPLSGDTRSRSLDVLRPGGLLVSLLPGTDPEEAAKAAARGVRVETLLVEADHAGMNAVADLVASGALRAHVEAVFPLADAAKAHALGETGRTTGKLVLTVP; the protein is encoded by the coding sequence ATGCGCGCCATCAGCCAGGACACCCACGGCACTCCCGACGTACTCAAGGAGGTCACCCTCCCCCGCCCCGCGCCGGGCCCGAGCGAGATCCTCGTCGCCGTCCGCGCCGCCGGGGTGAACCCGACCGACTGGAAGCACCGCGCCGGCGGCGTCTTCCTCGACCGGATGCCGCTGGTCCTCGGCTGGGACGTGTCCGGTGTCGTCGAGGCCGTCGGCTTCGGCGTCACCCTGTTCAAGCCGGGCGACGAGGTCTTCGGGATGCTGCCCTACCCGCACGGCGTCGGCTCCCACGCCGAGTACGTGACGGGCCCCGCCCGCTCCTTCGCCCGCAAGCCCGCCGACGTCGACCACGTCCAGGCGGGGGCGCTGCCGCTCGCCGCGCTCACCGCGTACCAGGCGATCGTCGACACGGCGGGGGTCGGCCCCGGCCGGCGCGTGCTGATCCACGCGGCGGCGGGCGGGGTCGGCCACCTCGCCGTGCAGATCGCGAAGGCGCGGGGCGCACACGTCATCGGCACCGCCAGCGCCGCCAAGCACGACTTCGTGCGCTCCCTCGGCGCGGACGAGGTCGTCGACTACCGCACCACCGACTTCCGCGACGTCGTCCGGGACGTCGACATGGTGCTCGATCCCCTGTCGGGCGACACCCGGTCCCGTTCGCTCGACGTCCTGCGGCCGGGCGGGCTCCTCGTGTCGCTCCTGCCGGGCACGGACCCGGAGGAGGCAGCGAAGGCCGCCGCGCGCGGGGTCCGCGTCGAGACGCTTCTGGTGGAGGCGGACCACGCGGGCATGAACGCCGTCGCCGACCTGGTCGCCTCGGGCGCCCTCCGCGCTCACGTGGAGGCCGTCTTCCCGCTGGCGGACGCGGCCAAGGCGCACGCGCTCGGCGAGACGGGCCGGACGACCGGCAAGCTCGTGCTCACCGTTCCGTAG
- a CDS encoding GNAT family N-acetyltransferase, translating into MSTHHDTAETAVTLPVHVRDLLPADLPACAWSGSSTHVRHVGHELTRAAAGEVDYLAVCTPADLPVAIGGVDYRASEGAGTLWQLAVMPALQSCGLGTLLVRAAEQRIRDRGLRRAELAVEEDNPRARALYERLGYRAYGRAPDAWDEEAADGSIRRHETMCVLLRKSL; encoded by the coding sequence GTGAGCACTCACCACGACACCGCCGAGACCGCCGTCACCCTGCCCGTCCACGTACGCGATCTCCTGCCGGCAGACCTGCCGGCGTGCGCCTGGTCGGGCTCGTCCACCCACGTGCGGCACGTCGGGCACGAGTTGACGCGCGCCGCCGCCGGCGAGGTGGACTACCTCGCCGTCTGCACGCCGGCGGACCTGCCCGTGGCGATCGGCGGCGTCGACTACCGGGCCTCGGAGGGGGCCGGCACACTGTGGCAGCTCGCCGTGATGCCGGCGCTGCAGTCCTGCGGGCTGGGGACCCTGCTCGTGCGCGCCGCCGAGCAGCGGATCCGGGACCGCGGGCTGCGGCGTGCCGAGCTGGCGGTGGAGGAGGACAATCCCAGGGCGCGGGCCTTGTACGAGCGCCTGGGCTACCGCGCCTACGGCCGCGCGCCGGACGCCTGGGACGAGGAGGCGGCCGACGGGTCGATCCGGCGCCACGAGACGATGTGCGTTCTGCTGCGCAAGAGCCTCTGA